CGGCAAGTCAAGTTTCATGAGGGAATCAACAGTCTGCGGCGTAGCATCAAGGATGTCGATAAGACGCTTGTGCGTACGGGATTCGAACTGTTCACGGGAAGTCTTGTCGATATGCGGAGAGCGAATCACCGTATACTTCTGGATCTTCGTCGGAAGAGGGATGGGGCCGGCAATGCGTGCCCCAGTGTTCTTAGCTGTATTCACGATGTCTTGAGCGGAGCGGTCGATCATACGATGATCGAAGC
This region of uncultured Fibrobacter sp. genomic DNA includes:
- the rpsJ gene encoding 30S ribosomal protein S10; the protein is MAGERIRIRLKSFDHRMIDRSAQDIVNTAKNTGARIAGPIPLPTKIQKYTVIRSPHIDKTSREQFESRTHKRLIDILDATPQTVDSLMKLDLPAGVEVEIKV